A single genomic interval of Zingiber officinale cultivar Zhangliang chromosome 4A, Zo_v1.1, whole genome shotgun sequence harbors:
- the LOC121973665 gene encoding triacylglycerol lipase 2-like: protein MASHTNCSALPLLLLLYLFLIVPPQVLVGARSLNGRGWQSGGATNDSLCELAVIPQGYKCQEYKVQTEDGYILGLQRIPQGRDSDRESKKRQPVLLQHGILVDGMSWALNSPEESLAFILADNGFDVWIANTRGTTWSPTHISLNITDQAFWSFSWDELASYDLPAILDFVYQQTGQKVDYVGHSLGTLIALSSLSQGKLVDKMKSAALLSPIAYLSHITTPLGNLAARAFVADVIKWLGVSEFNLKSKISSDFLNNLCDHPGVDCFDLVAAISGNNCCLNYTAVEYYLKYEPQPTSTKNLIHLAQMVRDGVITKYNYGSKTANMKHYNQVNPPPYNMSNIPKDFPLFLSYGGRDELSDVEDVLQLLDDLKLHDVDKLRVQYVEEYAHADFILGINAKAIVYGSIISFFNTH, encoded by the exons ATGGCTTCACACACCAATTGTTCTGctctccccctcctcctcctcctctatcttttCCTTATTGTCCCACCACAAGTGCTAGTTGGAGCGCGGAGCTTAAACGGAAGGGGTTGGCAGTCTGGAGGGGCGACAAACGATAGCCTATGCGAGTTGGCAGTGATTCCTCAGGGTTACAAGTGCCAAGAGTACAAG GTTCAAACTGAAGATGGATACATTCTTGGCTTACAAAGAATTCCACAAGGACGTGACAGCGATCGAGAAAGCAAGAAAAGGCAGCCAGTGCTATTGCAGCATGGAATTCTCGTG GATGGGATGAGCTGGGCGCTGAATTCACCAGAGGAGTCACTAGCCTTCATCTTGGCAGACAATGGATTTGATGTGTGGATAGCAAACACAAGAGGAACAACGTGGAGCCCTACTCACATTTCTCTCAACATAACTGATCAG GCATTTTGGTCTTTTTCTTGGGATGAACTGGCCTCTTATGATCTCCCTGCCATCTTGGACTTTGTCTACCAACAAACCGGCCAGAAGGTGGATTATGTTGGCCATTCTCTG GGCACTTTGATAGCTTTGTCATCTTTGTCTCAAGGGAAGCTTGTAGACAAGATGAAATCAGCAGCTCTTCTCAGTCCAATTGCTTACTTGTCTCACATCACTACTCCACTGGGAAATCTTGCAGCCAGAGCATTTGTTGCGGAT gttATTAAATGGCTCGGGGTATCAGAATTTAATCTCAAATC GAAGATTTCATCAGATTTCCTTAATAATTTGTGCGATCATCCAGGTGTGGATTGCTTTGATTTAGTGGCAGCGATTTCAG GGAACAATTGCTGCCTCAATTACACCGCCGTGGAGTACTATTTGAAGTATGAACCGCAACCAACATCGACAAAGAATTTAATTCATTTAGCTCAAA TGGTGAGAGATGGAGTGATAACGAAATACAATTATGGAAGCAAGACGGCTAACATGAAGCACTACAACCAAGTGAATCCTCCGCCCTACAACATGTCGAACATTCCAAAGGATTTTCCTTTGTTTCTTAGCTATGGCGGCCGGGATGAGCTCTCCGACGTCGAAGATGTTCTACAACTCTTAGATGACCTCAAGTTGCATGATGTGGATAAGCTAAGAGTTCAGTATGTGGAAGAGTATGCCCATGCTGATTTTATATTAGGGATTAATGCTAAAGCTATTGTTTATGGTTCAATAATCTCATTCTTTAATACACATTAA